GTGTGAAATGAAGAGTGACAAAGGCTAGCAATGCTTTATATGCTTGTTGGCTTGATGCCGCTATATACAGTCTAGAGTTAAAGCAGCTTTTCAAGTTGCGGGCCACTACactatatttcaagctgaggtctttgctattacTAAAGCCGCGGTGCTGGCCTTTAATACATCTGCAGACAATTCCAAAATCAACACCTACGCAGACAGCCGAGcagcatatcggccagaagtgttttgggaagcagggcagcattggaaagtgttgccagaagccaTCAACTTCCACTGAGTACCAtgtcacaaaggcatcgagggcaatgaaatagtggaagAGATTGCCAAGAATAATGTACGGCAAACACTCGAAAACGTGATCAATATTGGGAAAGCCATGCATTGGGATTACGATCTGgggacagaagcatggtaaaaaaatcaaaagtcatgtgaaaaactgtaaataagaagtacacaaaattcctactGGCACTCGAAAGAAGAGACTGTtggaacatgatcggaatactaaatGGTTACTGTCTGGGGTTGATACACGACCGCAGAATGGAGCTGACAGATCAAGAAGACGCAGAAAATGTCTAGAGTGAGGCACCAGGAAAGCAGaagagcatctcttgtgcacttgtcccgcattggcgaGACTACGCGTTAAGCATCTGGGgttcccacggtatgatacaccggaagaggtatcgatagtgaggtcaCAGAGTCTGTGAAATTCGCGTCATGGACTTGGTAATTGAACTCCACCTGATATCCAAAACGATACTAAACGAATACTAAAAACAAATTCTTAAaacttttcttaattattttggaatattttttagttataatagtttaatacaatatgtatgtatatattcaattaaaaaattatttttgaaggattttttttaaataaaaataatattttaattttaattttaattttaattttagaattttttaatttccaaaaatcaaacatttttatgttagcagtttttaatattttttttgtcaaaaaaaaattaaatcttccgatctatattttaaaacaaataaaaaataaatttttccaaaaaataagaaagtattaaaaaatatattttaaaaactttttctataaatttcataaaattccaaaaattaaaaattttcaatgcaaacagtttttaataagtttttttattacaaaaaaaaacaaaaaaaaatattaaaattttttctgtacattttttttcttattaagttgaattattattattgcacaTTTATAAAAGATATTAATTATCATTAGATGACATATTTAAcgatttttaaagaaagaaatatttttttcagtgttgTAAAACGCGCCaatgaaatcgaaaatgttATGATAAGCGGGTTTAGGAACTTATTTATGCTCTGCTGTGGATGGTGATACACATAACATTTACAtagatacaaacatacatatgtgtttgagtacatacataaatatatagcgGACttattaatacatttatttatttttaattatttaatgtttttgtttttgtaatagtaTAACATTTTGCAATACTTAAACTACCATAAATTAGTTATTTTAAGAAGTTTTCCTTACTTTACTTTTTCGTATGTATTAGTTAATGCAGATGAAGTATATATACCCATATATAtacactatatggtatagtatatatgtatatataattttttttttttgtaatttgctaAGGACTCTTAGAGACTTACGAGTAGAGTTTATTAAGTGTAGActttaatatgaattaaataatacttaaaaaacAACTTGACTATTTATTGctaatactaatattttaaaacaaattcgaCTAGTTTTCTTTTTGCCTTTACGctttaaaatgtttacaaagTCACATTTAAAAGTTACTTGCTCACCTTCAAGTCGGCTACTGAGTTATTTACATTAGAATATACACAAATCTTGCTGGCAATCCACACTCGCTACCTCAATTCACCGCATGCCACCACACTAAACCTTAACTCACCATACATGCTCCTCAGCCATACCAATATTTAGTCGGTTCACTGGTGCCGCCGGCGTTCTCACGCTCGCTCTCCAGGTTCTCGTAACACTATAGGACGGCCGAGCCGCACCAGAGCACCTGACCTCAATATGGCCGCCACACGCTACCCCCATTATCGGTGGGTGTGTGGTGTCCCCGATGTGCCGCCAAGGCAGCCACCTGCCGTTGCGTATTGCTACCGTCTTCGATATTGCGCACCGAGGCGCCACAATTGCCGATCAGCGTCAAATCGCCGGGATGCGTCACGCCGCCGCCCGTCATAATGTTGTGCTGCTGACGCACGCCTACGCCCACGCCCACACCCACATTGTTGATATGATCCATAACGCTTTGCAATTCAGCGCCGTGCACAGATGAGTTCGGTGAGGCGTGTGTCGGTGTCAGCGCATGCGAATGAAAGCCATGTGTCTGATTGGCGGCCGTGTAGAGTTGTGAGTAGAGCAGACTGGCCGGCAAGACGGGGTACAGCGAACCATTGCAACCGGCACCGGCGCCGCCTGCACCGCCGCCACCTACGCCTACACCGACACCGACACCCGCACCGCTGCCGCTGCCATAGTGCGACGGGTTTTGTGTCTGATTAACCAGTCCGGGAAAGTTTTGATTGGCACCGACGAGCGTGTTATTCGCCGCGGATGAGTTGGAACCGCTGCCAGCGCCAGCGCCGCTGCTGCCATTGGCAGTGCCGTTGCCGTTGTTCGTACCATTGGCACCGCCTCCACCGCCGCTGCCAGCGCCGGCACCGCCGCCCCCCAAATTGGGCGTATTCGTGGTGAGTAGATCTTCTTGTACCGGCGATTCGGCTTGGGAGGAGTCGCTCAAGCTGCGCGGTCCATTCTGACTGGAGTGTACATTGTAAtcgttgttggtgttggtgtgaTGATAGCGTGGCACCAGTATCGAATTTGTGCCGACACCGCCATTGACTGTGGAAGAGATCGCCGATTGACCGCCCGAGCCGAGTAGGCTGTGGTGTGTCATCTGTCCGGTGGTGGAGCCGACCAGATTGCTCAAGTGCTGATCCAAATCGGTGGCCGTGGAGTCGGGGAGCACTACAGAGTAGAGAgtgtatattgaaaatattagcaTTTTGGCGGAAGGATCGTTAAGAGATATGTATCAATAAAATGAAACATTGTACGATATTAGACATTCTTTAGAGCTAACATTTTGGTGTTGTTTTAGTCTTGGCCTCCAATACTTTATTCCGGCACTTAAACTAAATTGTTTTCATACTTACTTGGTACACAATCTCGATTTGTGCCGCCTGTAAAGTCCTGATTGTTCGACTGATCATTGGAGGAGCAGGTAAA
The DNA window shown above is from Bactrocera tryoni isolate S06 chromosome 4, CSIRO_BtryS06_freeze2, whole genome shotgun sequence and carries:
- the LOC120776002 gene encoding runt-related transcription factor 3 isoform X2, which encodes MHLTTTTNTVVANNAGATQNSSNNTNNSSSNNNGGSNNNNATNGNNNNSNEQNTPPTAAQLLNEAYTKMTSDILAERTLGDFLTEHPGELIRTSSPLFVCTVLPPHWRSNKTLPVAFKVVSLGDIMDGTMVTVRAGNDENYCAELRNCTAVMKNQVAKFNDLRFVGRSGRGKSFTLTITVSTNPPHIATYNKAIKVTVDGPREPRSKTRQQQQFHFAFGQRPFHFSADPLSGFRMPPIGNCQSAGNTHWGYGSASAYSPYLAGSGLSSCTTPTSAQFNNPALGFTCSSNDQSNNQDFTGGTNRDCVPMLPDSTATDLDQHLSNLVGSTTGQMTHHSLLGSGGQSAISSTVNGGVGTNSILVPRYHHTNTNNDYNVHSSQNGPRSLSDSSQAESPVQEDLLTTNTPNLGGGGAGAGSGGGGGANGTNNGNGTANGSSGAGAGSGSNSSAANNTLVGANQNFPGLVNQTQNPSHYGSGSGAGVGVGVGVGGGGAGGAGAGCNGSLYPVLPASLLYSQLYTAANQTHGFHSHALTPTHASPNSSVHGAELQSVMDHINNVGVGVGVGVRQQHNIMTGGGVTHPGDLTLIGNCGASVRNIEDGSNTQRQVAALAAHRGHHTPTDNGGSVWRPY
- the LOC120776002 gene encoding runt-related transcription factor 3 isoform X1, with amino-acid sequence MHLTTTTNTVVANNAGATQNSSNNTNNSSSNNNGGSNNNNATNGNNNNSNEQNTPPTAAQLLNEAYTKMTSDILAERTLGDFLTEHPGELIRTSSPLFVCTVLPPHWRSNKTLPVAFKVVSLGDIMDGTMVTVRAGNDENYCAELRNCTAVMKNQVAKFNDLRFVGRSGRGKSFTLTITVSTNPPHIATYNKAIKVTVDGPREPRSKTMLSLLGQQQQFHFAFGQRPFHFSADPLSGFRMPPIGNCQSAGNTHWGYGSASAYSPYLAGSGLSSCTTPTSAQFNNPALGFTCSSNDQSNNQDFTGGTNRDCVPMLPDSTATDLDQHLSNLVGSTTGQMTHHSLLGSGGQSAISSTVNGGVGTNSILVPRYHHTNTNNDYNVHSSQNGPRSLSDSSQAESPVQEDLLTTNTPNLGGGGAGAGSGGGGGANGTNNGNGTANGSSGAGAGSGSNSSAANNTLVGANQNFPGLVNQTQNPSHYGSGSGAGVGVGVGVGGGGAGGAGAGCNGSLYPVLPASLLYSQLYTAANQTHGFHSHALTPTHASPNSSVHGAELQSVMDHINNVGVGVGVGVRQQHNIMTGGGVTHPGDLTLIGNCGASVRNIEDGSNTQRQVAALAAHRGHHTPTDNGGSVWRPY